Part of the Leptospiraceae bacterium genome is shown below.
TTCTTTCATATTGGGCTGGTGGAATATAATCTTCGATGCCTTTTGTGTACTTCCCATTCTTATCTTCTTCTCCTGCCATTTTCACTTTACTCAAATAGTGATTAAAAATCTTTTTTTTATCGGGATCAGAAAATGCTTCGTTTTCATCGGTTGCCTTTGCTTCTTTTAATGCAACTGCCTTCCGTAGATCTTTGTCTTTATAGGTAAGCACTTTGTAAGGATCAAAGCCCAAAACATTTTCATCACGGATTCCATCGGCTATACTATAACGGTGTAATTCATCCCCAAAGATTGTAACTGTAGAACTATCTTTTTTTTGGTTTTCTTCATGAATCGGAGTTCCAGTAAATCCAAAAAACATTGCTCGTGAAAAAGTATTTTTAATGCCAACAAGCATTTCTCCGAAGGTTGATCGATGTGCTTCGTCTACAATAAATACAATTCTTTTTGTATTCATCAATTGAATGTCATGCGTGTTAAACCCTCCATCTTCTTCTTTGATATTGCTCATTTTCTGAATAGATGTAACGATTAACGTATTTTTAGGATCGGTGCTTTTTAATTTTGCAACTAACTCTGTAGTATTTTCAGTTGCCTGAACTTCATCAGTTTCATCGGCAAAGTTTCGGTATTCTTTCAAAGATTGTGTGCCAAGCTCAATCCTATCCATAAGAAAGATTACTTTGTCTGCATGTTTTGAATTGGAAATGAGTTGTGCCGATTTGAAACTAGTCATAGTTTTGCCAGAACCGGTAGTATGCCAGACAAAACCTCCTAATTTTTTTTCTTCTTGCCAATCTCTTTTGGCAACTCGATCGGAAATTGCGTTAGCCGCATAGTATTGATAACTTCTCATTACTTTGAGAATTCCATCTGAATCATCTGCAACAGTATAGCATCCAATTAACTGGTGCGCCATTGGAATTGATAAAAGTTTATAAACTACTATCTTCCAATGATTGATTGGCTCATTGTTGAAATCAGCCCAATGGAAATAATAATCTTTATTAAATTTGCCATCTCTTCCTGGATTAGCGAAGTAAACTGTCTCTTCTGGTTGCATAGAAACAAATACTTGAACGAGAGAAAAGAGTCCTGTAAATACTCCCTCGTCTGAATATTTTTCGATTTGGTGGTAGGCTTGGCTTACTGCTACTCCACTTTTTTTAAGCTCTATATGGATTACAGGCATTCCATTGATTAGAAGCATTAAATCCCCACGACGATCATTCAGTAAATTGGATTTGGTTTTAAATTGGGGTTGTTTTACAATCTGGTATCTGCTTTGTCCTCTGGCGATTTCTTGTCTGTCATAAATCTTTAAGCTCACTTCTTTCCCAAAATGCAGTTTGTCCTCTGGATTGTCTCGTTTGATCGAAACTGTTTTTCCATTGATAAACCCATTTAATTTTAAGGGAGTTTTTAATTTATAAATTTGTTCTAGAATCTGTTGCATTTCTCCTTTTGTCAAAGGAATATCATTCAGACGATCCACACTTTTATTGGTATTAAAAAGGAAATCAGCCCAGTTTTGTATCAAGTCTTCTTCTGTAGGATTTCGAATAACGTTCTCATCTCCCCAACCTGATTGGGACAGTGCTTCAATTAATGCATTTTCAAATTCAGACTCTTTTGTAAATTCCATAGATACCTATTCTTCAATTTGATAAACTAGCAACTCATCAAATTAAAATTAATTTTCTTTTAAACGTTCTTCTTTCTGGAAAGGTCGTCGCGCTGTATGCCAAATAGCAACAATCAAAAAAATTGGACTTTTCACAATATAATAGATATAATATTTAAAGCCTTTTACTTTGGTTTTTCGAATTCCATCCGAATCTGCGGAATAGGAGTCCGGCTTTGCCGAAATTGTTTCTATTTTTTGAAAGGTATTGATTACAAAGCGACTTCCCAAACCTTCTTGCGCCTCTTCATAATAATTGTAAGTTTCTTCTAAGTCTTCTTCTGCTTTCTTTGTAAATTTATAATTGTATCCCAAGTTTATCCTCCCATTTCTTTTTAATTTCTTCTCCGGAAATGGCGGATTCAGGATTATTTTCAAATTCACGGATTCTTAGATTCAGCTCTTGTCTATCTTCCAATGAAAGATTATCTGCTTCTTCTTCCTCTAAAAGATCGTTGTATAACTGAGAAAATGTTTTAAAATAAAGGAAGTCTATTAAATCAAAGATTTGCTTTTGGCTAGGTTGCGGTAATTTTTGTAACTTTTGAACCATTCGATTCAAGTCTGATGTTAATTCTGTTTGCATATCTTTCTCCCAGTATCACTTAATCTAAATATTTCCCTAGTGGTTTATGGATTCAATCATAAATTTCTATCGAATTAAAAAGATTTCTTCGTATTGAATATTTTTACCATACCTCGACACATTCGGCATAAACTCTGAACACGAAGGGCATGGAGTTTTTTTCTTAAAACATCATATTCAAAAATTTTTTTTATTTTATGGAAGCAGTTTCTTTCCATAAACCTTCCCTTTTATCATGTCGTATTTACTTCGTGTTCTCTGTGTGCTTCGTGGTAATTTTTTTTCACCACGAAGAGCACGAAGTTCACGAAGGGTTTTATAAAACAAATCTTTTGATTCCTTCTTTTAGTTTTTTCACATTAAAATTGATTAACAATCCTATTGATACATTTGATAATTTCATATAAGTTAAAATTTGTGCTTCATGGATGGGAAGAATTGTGCTTACACTTTTTAATTCCAAAATTAATTTACCTTCTATGATTGCATCCAATCTATACCCACAAGGAATTTTTATATTTTTATACATAATGGGTAGCTCCTTTTCTAATTCAAATGAAATATTATTTACTTTTAATTCATAAGCTAAACATTCCTGATATGTGCTCTCAAGTAGACCAGGTCCTAAAGTTTTATGCACCTCAATAGCACAACCAATAACTCGACTTGAAAGCTCATCAAATTCCATATCATCCTTTTCCTTTCTTCGTGTTTCTTCGTGGACTTCGTGGTGTACATTCTTTTCACCACGAAGAGCACGAAGGGCGCGAAGGGTTTTTATTTTCATTCATTTCACTTCCTCCAGCTTCTTTTCTTCGTGTTCTCTGTGTGCTTCGTGGTTTAAATTTTTTTTCACCACGAAGAGCACGAAGGGCGCGAAGGGTTTTTATACAAACATCTTTTCCAAAAATGCTTTTTTCAGTTCTTTTAGTTTCTCGATTTCTTTTTCCTGCAAACCGAGCAAACGATCTAGGGTTTGGAAAAAATTTCCGATTTTGGTTTGTTCTTCAATAGTAGGATATACTATTTTTATTCCATAAAAGTCTTTATGATTTAAATCTGGAATTGTTGAAGTACCTGCTAATTTTAAAATAAGTTCCTGAGTATTAGGTAATTTTAAAAAGCAAACAAAAAAGTTTTTATTCAACTCCTTTTGTGAAAATTTAATCTTGAAAAAGTTATTATGAAAAGCACCTGAAACATTTGTAACAACATGTCCAGTATTTCCGGTTCTAGTCATTAAAACATCGCTTTCTTTACATATAACCGATTCAGGCGGATTCAATATATAATATTTGACATCGGGATTTTCTTTTAAAAACTCATTAGTAATGTAAAAATAACTTCCATTTACATATTCTGTGTATCTTTTTGAAATTGCAATTTGAAGACCTTGATTTATTTCCGTTAACCTCTCAAGTTTCTTCCTTTCCCACTTCCCACTAAAACCTTCAAAGCGGATTTCGGGAACGTCACTTCCTTCTTTGGGAAACATTTTATTTAAAAATGCTTTTTTTGTATTTTTTAATTTATCCAGTTTCTTTTGGCGTAGTACAATGAGAGTATCGATTTTCTGAAAGAATGTGCCAATTTGAGCTTGTTCGGCGGGGGAAGGGATATTAACTAAAGTTTTATTTATAGCTGTTCTTGCGAGACTTGGTACGCCAGTGTATTCACCTTTTTGCCTCCAATTAATGCTCTGAAATATAGGATATATGAAATCTAGTTTATTATTTTCCTTCGGCAAAGCATAAAATAAAGTATCAACAGTCCAAAATGGTGCTTTTAATATGTACGGTTTATCAATTGTTCCTTTTCTTCCAATTCCTATAGCATCTTCTGTATACGATAACGCTTCATTAACGCTTAGCATATAACCACCTGTTCCGAAAACAGGTA
Proteins encoded:
- a CDS encoding type I restriction endonuclease subunit R — its product is MEFTKESEFENALIEALSQSGWGDENVIRNPTEEDLIQNWADFLFNTNKSVDRLNDIPLTKGEMQQILEQIYKLKTPLKLNGFINGKTVSIKRDNPEDKLHFGKEVSLKIYDRQEIARGQSRYQIVKQPQFKTKSNLLNDRRGDLMLLINGMPVIHIELKKSGVAVSQAYHQIEKYSDEGVFTGLFSLVQVFVSMQPEETVYFANPGRDGKFNKDYYFHWADFNNEPINHWKIVVYKLLSIPMAHQLIGCYTVADDSDGILKVMRSYQYYAANAISDRVAKRDWQEEKKLGGFVWHTTGSGKTMTSFKSAQLISNSKHADKVIFLMDRIELGTQSLKEYRNFADETDEVQATENTTELVAKLKSTDPKNTLIVTSIQKMSNIKEEDGGFNTHDIQLMNTKRIVFIVDEAHRSTFGEMLVGIKNTFSRAMFFGFTGTPIHEENQKKDSSTVTIFGDELHRYSIADGIRDENVLGFDPYKVLTYKDKDLRKAVALKEAKATDENEAFSDPDKKKIFNHYLSKVKMAGEEDKNGKYTKGIEDYIPPAQYERTEHYEKVVEDITENWITLSQNGKYHAIFATSSIREAIEYYRLLKNKKPEVKTTALFDPNIDNNGGVKIKEDGLVEILEDYNERYKQEFSLKTHDKFKKDIAARLSHKAPYTRIETANQIDILIVVDQMLTGFDSKWINTLYLDKVLRYENIIQAFSRTNRLFGRDKPFGTIRYYRFPHTMEQNIKKAVKLYSGDKPIGLFVERLSQNLKQMNAKYSEIADLFKSAGVSSFEKLPEEIPERGKFAKLFKEFNTHLEAAKIQGFVWNKSNFEVKDESGKVTSEIEMNFSQNDFLTLANRYKELSEGDSGGTDKIPDVPFEIDGYLTEIDTEVIDAEYMNSRFEKFLKMLNTVGIDEKQKQLTLDELHKSFASLTQEQQKYANLFLHDVERGDIALEEGKTFREYITQYQSDAKNNQIQTIAEIFGLDETKLNSMMMANINEFNINEYGHFDELKDTVDKSKAKEYFEKLEGESIPPFKINIKVHNLLQKFILSGGFDLDK
- a CDS encoding type II toxin-antitoxin system RelE/ParE family toxin, with amino-acid sequence MGYNYKFTKKAEEDLEETYNYYEEAQEGLGSRFVINTFQKIETISAKPDSYSADSDGIRKTKVKGFKYYIYYIVKSPIFLIVAIWHTARRPFQKEERLKEN
- a CDS encoding GxxExxY protein, translated to MEFDELSSRVIGCAIEVHKTLGPGLLESTYQECLAYELKVNNISFELEKELPIMYKNIKIPCGYRLDAIIEGKLILELKSVSTILPIHEAQILTYMKLSNVSIGLLINFNVKKLKEGIKRFVL
- a CDS encoding restriction endonuclease subunit S — translated: MSENKNLRDLRALRGEKNVHHEGHEEHEEKKPEIRFQGYNDEWEEKELGEVVDVKSGQDYKHLSKGDIPVFGTGGYMLSVNEALSYTEDAIGIGRKGTIDKPYILKAPFWTVDTLFYALPKENNKLDFIYPIFQSINWRQKGEYTGVPSLARTAINKTLVNIPSPAEQAQIGTFFQKIDTLIVLRQKKLDKLKNTKKAFLNKMFPKEGSDVPEIRFEGFSGKWERKKLERLTEINQGLQIAISKRYTEYVNGSYFYITNEFLKENPDVKYYILNPPESVICKESDVLMTRTGNTGHVVTNVSGAFHNNFFKIKFSQKELNKNFFVCFLKLPNTQELILKLAGTSTIPDLNHKDFYGIKIVYPTIEEQTKIGNFFQTLDRLLGLQEKEIEKLKELKKAFLEKMFV